The sequence GGCCGCCAGGCCTGCGTCCTGCAAGGCCTGCCACAGCGCGGCATCGCTGGCCTCGGGTTGGGCCAGCAGCAGGTTGTCCCGCAGGCTGTCCTGAAAGAGTTCGGTGCGCTGGGTCAGCCAGGTCACGGGCTCGGCGGCCACGCTGCCCTGCAGTGCGAGCAGCTCGCCGGCCAGCAACAGCAGCAATGTGCTTTTGCCCGCGCCGCTGCGGCCCACCACGGCCACATGCTCACCCTGGCGCACCACCAGGCTCAAGGGGCCCAGCACCACGCGCTGGCTGCCATAGGGCCGGGTGGTGGCCGACTGCAGCGACAGCGCCACGCCGGCTGCGGGCCGCTGCGCTATCAAGCTGCTAGCAGCATCTGCGCTCTGTACCTGCGGTGCAAGGCGTTTGATGGCCAACAAAGTACGACCGGCCTCGGCGGCCCCCCGGCGCAAGGCGGCAAAAGGCTCCATGGCGGCCAGGGCCACCAGCAGGGCCAGGGCGGCGCCGGGCGCGCCAATTCGCCCTTGCTCGGCCAGCGCGGCCACGGCCAGCAGCACACCGGCCAGGGTCAGTGCACCAGCCGCGCCATAGCCCATGCTGGCCCTGGCCTCCAGCCGGTTGAGCTGTCGATCAGCCTGGGCCACACGCTGTTCGGTGGCGGCCATGCGCTCGCACTGGGCGCTCAAGCGCCCCGCCATCAGCAAATCGGTTTGTCCAGCCACCAGGTCCACGGCCTGGGCCCGCAGGGCCTCCAGCGCCACGGCGCGGCGGGTGGCGGGTCTACGGGCCTTGCGCGCCAGCCAGACCGCCAGACCCACACCGGCCAGCAGCAGCCACAGACCCAGCAACAGGCCCAGCCACCAGCGCATGCCAGCCAGCACCACGGCCGCCAGCAAGGCCGCGCCACAGGCCGCAGCCAGCGGCACCAGCAAGCGCAGATAGAGGCTGTCCAGCGCATCCACATCGCTGGTCAGCCGCTGCAGCCAGCGTGCGGGCCGCATGCGCAGTTGCCAGGCGCTGCCTGCCGGCGCCCAGCTGCGAAACAGGCGCTCGCGCAGCGCGGCCAGCACGGCCAGCGTGGCGTCATGGGTCAGCAGGCGCTCGGCATAGCGCGATCCGGTGCGCCCCAGGGCCAGCAGACGTATGCCGGCGCTGGGCATGAAGACATCAAAAACCAGGGCCGTGAGCGGCACAAGACCCGCCATGGCCGTGGCGGCAATAAACCAGCCCGACAGGCCCAGCAAGGCCATGCCCATCAGCACCGTGAGGCAGGCCATGGCCATGCCACCCAGCCACAGGCGGCGCGGTGCCATGGCGGCCAGCGCCTTCAGCATGGTGCGCACGGCGTGGGTGTGTTTCATGGGCAGACCTCTTCGGGCGTGGAAGCCGGCGCCCGCTGCGCCCTGCTGGCCCGCTCATCTGTGCCAGGCATGACCACAGTGCGGTGCATGCGGGCCGCCAGCAGCGGATCGTGCGTGGCCACCACCAGGGTGCGGCCCTGGGCCAGCTGCAGCAAGGCCTCGGTCACCTGGTCGGCCGTGGCCTGGTCCAGGTGGGCCGTGGGCTCATCCACCAGCAACAGACCGGCCTGGGGAGCTGCCGTGGCCAGCCGGGCCAGGGCCAGGCGCAGGGCTTCACCGCCGGAAAGGCCTTGTCCGCCCTCCCCCAGGCTGTTGCTGGGCCGGGCTGCAAGCACCTGGCCCAGACCGGCCCATTCCACCGCCTCGGCCACCGCCCGGGCCGAGACACCGGGCCGCTGCAGGCCCACGTTGCGCGCCACCGAGCCGGCAAACACATGGGGCTGCTGCCCCATCCAGGCGATGCGCCCGCGCAGCGCGGCAGCGGTTGCCTCGGTACAGGCCACGCCGTCGATATGCAGCTCGCCATAGCTCAACGGCAGCAGGCCGGCAATCTGTGCCAGCAGCAGCGACTTGCCGCTGCCGCTGGGGCCCCACAGGGCCACATGCTCGCCGGGCTGCACCTCCAGATCGATGGCGGGCAAGGCCTGGTCCACACCCGGGGCCTGTACCTGCACGCCTTGCAGCAGCAGATGGCTGGCCGCCTGCTCGGGATGGGCACTGGGGCTGTGCAACGCACCGGGCAGCGGTTGGCGCGGCAGGGTCAGCTGCTGCAGCGTCTGCATGGCGGCTTCACCCGCAGCGCGGTCATGCCAGACGGCGGACAGCTCACGCAGTGGTTCGAAAAAGCTGGGGGCCAGCAGCAGCACAAACAGGGCCTGGCCCAGATTGAGCTTGCCCTGCCAGGCACCAAACTCCAGATGGCCCAGCAGGTGAAAGCCCACATAGACGGCGACCATGGCCACGCCCAGAGCGGAGAAAAGCTCCAGCACGGCCGAGGACAGAAAGGCGATGCGCAGCACGCGCATGGTGCGCTGGCGCAGGGACTCGGCATGCGCGCGCAGGCGCAGGGCCGTGGCGTCCACCGCGCCCAGGGCGCGCAGCGTGGTCATGCCACGCAGGCGGTCCAGCAAGAAACCATTCATCTGCCCCAGTTGCACCATCTGCTCTTCGCTGGCGGCCTGGGCGCGCCAGCCCACAATGGCCATGAACAGGGGGATCAGGGGCGCAGCCAGCAGCAGAATCAAAGCGGCCACCCAGGACTGGGTGGCCACGGCCAGGGCAATCACCGGCGACACCAGCATCACCCGCCACATGGCGGTCTGGTAGCGCGAGAGCCAGGGAACGATGGCTTCGGCCTGCTCGGCCACAGCGCTGGCCGCCAGACCCGAAGGCGGACGCTGGCGGTCCAAGGGCGAGGCTTGCGCCAATGCCTGCACCACCTGGCCGCGCAGCACTTGCAGCGCGCTGCGGGCGCTATCAAAGCTGCAGCGCATGCCATGCCCATCGCTCCAGGCACGCAGCAGGCCCAAAACCAGCAGACCGGCTGCCAGCGGCATGACGGTGGCCGCCTGCCCATCGGCAATGCGTTGGACAGCCAGCGCCAGCAGCGCGGCCTGCGGCAGCCACAGCAGCGACGCCAGCACCGACCAACTGCTGCCACGGTCCAGCCGCCGCCCTGGCATGCGGGATTTGTGCAGCGCTTGATCAGAGTCAGGCACAGATGTTTTCCTCTCTGTTTCAGTATTTACTGAAATTTCTGCATATGTTAAATCCAACGCAACACCTGCCTTCGCCGGGATACAGGAAACCAAGTGAAACACTGTGGTGTTGACTGCGATCAATTTTTATGTCCGACGAGCGGTTTATAGCAAGCTTTATCGCGCCGTCAAAATCACTTCAAACCGGCCTGTGCCCGCTGGGCACGCCCCTTCGGCGCAGGCCGGCGATGACCATGGCTGCGGCTGGGCTTATGCAGGGCTTTGAGTGTGTGTTTACGTTGCAGGCGTAGAGCAGACGCTGCAAGCCTTCACCAAGAGGCAAGGCTGGAGGGGAAAAGCGACAACCGAGAGAAATGGCGCGCTGTCCGACAACGCCCCCTGGCGGTGTGTGGCAAGGCGCCAAGGGCTGGCGGGTATCCCCCAAAAAACAGAGGGGCATAACGCGCATGCGGCACGCGCTTGCCTGCGCACCGGGCGAAAAAAGCCTGGGGCATGGCGGCCCTGCGCACCGCGAAGGTGGCAGGCCGCCAGGGGCGCAGCAGGCGCCTGGCATGCGCCTGGGAGGCTATGCCGTGGCTGCTGCGCGCCCAGGAAAAAACGGAAAACGACCGCTCAGTACTGCAGCGGCGTGACGTCAATGCTTTCGCGCGGGAAGTTGTTCTGCCACACCAGTGGCTTTTTCTTCTTCTCGGCGGCCAGCGGGAGCTCGCCGTCCCAGACCTGGGTCAGCGGTGCGGCTTCAAAGCCCTTGCTCAGGGCTTGCACGCCTTCGCTGTACTGGGCCAGGCTCCACTTGGCAGCACCTGCGCGCTGCAAAAAGGCCACGATTTTTTCCGGAGGATTGGGCGCCATGCAGCGGAAGGGCACGCTGACGGCCATCATCGCGGCATGCACGCCTTCGGTGATTTTCTGGGGCTTGCCCATGGTGCAGGCAATGCGCTTTTGCGAGGCACGCACGCTGGCGAACAGCTGCACCGCAGCGGGCTCCAGCGCCTTTTTTTCTGCATCGCTCAGCTGCACGTTTTCCAGAAAAGTCTCGGCCAGCTCCTTGGGGTAGTCGCGATCGACTTCCTGCATTTCGGTGACGTTGATGAAGTCACCCTGACCCGGGCTGGTGCGCGTCGGGCGCAGGTAGGCGTTGAGCGCCTCCATGGCCTTGGTGTCGATATGGACGATGGACTTCAGGAACAGATCGGTCGCGGCCTGTGGAGTGAGTTCGGCCGCTTGCACGGAAGTGGCCAGTGCCAGAGATGCCAGCGCCACGGCGCCCAGGGATTTCAATTGCATAGAGATGGAAAGCAAACAGCGCTCCACAGAGCGCGCAAAAAGACAAACCCCTGCGCTACAGGCCGGCTCTTGAGAAGAACGACCTGGCACACAGGGGCTTGGAAGCTGCACGCGGCAGGCCATGGCCTGCCGAGGCGGGCAAATTGTAACTATCAAACGCTCTGGCGCCGCAACGCCAAAGCCTGCGGGCTCAGGCCGCCAGTTGCAGGCGCTGGCGGGCTGCGGCGTATTCACGCTTGAGGCGTGCCACCAGCTCGGCCGTGGGCACCACCTTGTCGACGGCGCCAATGCCCTGGCCGCAGCCCCAGATGTCTTTCCAGGCCTTGGTGCGGCCGGAGCCAAAGTTCATGGCGCTGGCATCGGACTGCGGCAGGTTCTCGGGGTCCAGGCCGGCCGCACGGATGGAGGGGGCCAGGTAGTTGCCATGCACGCCGGTGAACAGATTGCTGTAGATCACATCGTCGGAGTTGCCGTCCACGATGGCCTGCTTGTAGTCATCGGTCGCACGCGCTTCTTCGGTGGCGATGAAGGCCGAGCCGATATAGGCAAAGTCCGCGCCCATGGCCTGGGCCGCCAGCACGGCGTCGCCAGTGGCGATGGAGCCGGACAAGGCCACGGGGCCGTCAAACCACTGGCGGACCTCCTGGATCAGCGCAAACGGGCTCTTCACCCCGGCGTGGCCACCGGCGCCAGCGGCCACGGCGATCAGGCCGTCAGCGCCTTTTTCGATGGCCTTGCGGGCGAACTTGTTGTTGATGATGTCGTGCAACACCACGCCGCCCCAGCCGTGCACGGCCTGGTTCACGTCCTCGCGCGCACCCAGGCTGGTGATGACGATGGGCACCTTGTACTTGGCGCAGACCTGCATGTCGTGCTCCAGGCGGTCATTGCTCTTGTGCACGATCTGGTTGATGGCAAAAGGCGCCGAAGGCTGCTCGGGATGGGCCTTGTCCCAGGCCGCCAGGGTTTCGGTGATCTCGGCCAGCCAGTCTTCCAACAGCTCGGCAGGACGGGCGTTGAGCGCGGGCATGGAGCCGACGATACCGGCCTTGCATTGCTCGATCACCAGCTTGGGATTGCTGATGATGAACAGGGGCGAACCGATGACGGGCAGCGACAGTTTTTGCAGCGCGGCTGGAATTCTGGACATAACAAGGTCTCCTCTAAAGTCTCGAATATGACAAAAAAGAGCTGAAACGCCTGCCACACAAGCGACTCCAGCTCTCTTTTTGATATCAGTCCAACAAGGGACTCAGAATGCTTCCTGGGGCAGAGCCATCACGGCATCCGCACCATGCAGCACCGATGTGGCCTGACCGGGCACGCGGGTCAGGATGTGATCACCATAGAAACGGGCCGTGGCTACCTTGGCCTGCATGAATTGCACATCCTCGCCCGCTGCCGCCTTGGCCTGGGCCACCAGCAGTGCGCGGCCCATTTGCCAGCCGGCCACCAGGTTGCCGGTCAGCATCAGATAGGGAACGCTGCCGGCAAACACGGCGTTGGGGCTGGCCTTGGTCTGGCCGGCCACAAAGTCCACCACCTGCAGGAACGATTCGCGCGCGGCCTGCAGGCGATCGGCCAGGGCCACGGCATCCACGCTGGTACTGGCGCGCAGCGCGGCTTCGGTCTTGGCGATCTGCTCGGCAATGGCCTTGGCCGAAGCGCCGCCGTCACGCGCCGTCTTGCGGCCCACCAGGTCATTGGCCTGGATGGCGGTCGTGCCTTCGTAAATGGTCAGGATCTTGGCGTCACGGTAGTACTGGGCGGCGCCGGTTTCCTCGATAAAGCCCATGCCGCCGTGCACCTGCACGCCCAGGCTGGTGACTTCCAGGCTCATTTCGGTGCTGTAGCCCTTGACCAGAGGCACCATGAATTCATAGAAGGTGGCGTTGGCCTGGCGCACTTCGGCATCGGGATGCTGGTGGGCCGCGTCATAGGCCGCCGCGGCCGTGCTGGCCATGGCGCGGCAGCCCTCGGTGTAGGCGCGCATGGTCATCAGCATGCGGCGCACATCGGGGTGGTGAATGATGGTGGCGCTGGCCTTGACCGAGCCGTCCACAGGGCGGCTTTGCACGCGCTCCTTGGCGTACTGCACGGCATGCTGGTAGGCGCGCTCGGCCACGGCAATGCCCTGCACACCCACGGCGTAGCGGGCCGCGTTCATCATGATGAACATGTACTCCAGGCCACGGTTTTCCTCGCCCACCAGATAGCCCACGGCACCGCCGTGATCGCCAAACTGCAGCACGGCCGTGGGCGATGCCTTGATGCCCATCTTGTGCTCGATGCTGACGCAATGCGCATCGTTGCGCGCGCCCAGCGAGCCGTCCTGATTCACCAGGAACTTGGGCACCACAAACAGGCTGATGCCCTTCACGCCCTCGGGTGCACCTGCCACGCGGGCCAGCACCAGGTGGACGATGTTCTCGGCCATATCGTGCTCACCGTAGGTGATGAAGATCTTGGTGCCAAACACCTTGTACGTGCCATCGGCCTGGGGATCGGCCTTGGTGCGCACCAGGGCCAGATCGGAGCCGGCCTGGGGCTCGGTCAGGTTCATGGTGCCGGTCCACTGGCCGGAGATCAGCTTTTCCAGGTAGGTCGCCTTGAGCGCATCGCTACCCGCGGTGAGCAGGGCTTCGATGGCGCCATCGGTGAGCAGCGGGCACAGCGCAAAGCTCAGATTGGCGCTGTTGAGCATTTCCACGCAGGCCGCGCCCACGGTCTTGGGCAGGCCCTGGCCGCCGAACTGGACCGGATGCTGCAGGCCTTGCCAGCCGCCTTCGGCGTACTGCTTGAAGGCATCGGCAAAACCCAGGGTGGTGGTGACCTTGCCATCCTTCCACGAAGAGGGGTTCACATCGCCGGGCACATTCAGCGGCGCCACCACGCCTTCGCACAGCTTGGCGCATTCTTCCAGCACGGCCTGGGCGGTCTCCAGACCGGCATCTTCGAAGCCGGGGATCTGCGCCACTTGCTCGATACCGGCCAGATGCTCCATGGCAAACAGCATGTCTTTGATCGGGGCCGCATAACTCATCTTGTCACCTTTGCGTTGTGGATTTGAATCGATGTGGAGGGCGGCCTCTGCTCCCCGCCGGGGGCAGAAGGCGGCACCAAGGTCCATGGGCATGTCTTGCAGCGCAAGCCACAGGACATGCCCATGCATCCTGGGCAGATGTGAAAAGAGGGGCAGCAAGCCCCTCTTTTCACATGCCGTCGATTACAGCGCCTTCACCAGTTCCGGCACGGCCTGGAACAGGTCTGCCTCCAGACCGTAGTCGGCCACCGAGAAGATCGGTGCTTCCGGGTCCTTGTTGATCGCCACGATCACCTTGGAGTCCTTCATGCCGGCCAAATGCTGGATAGCGCCCGAGATGCCTGCAGCGATGTACAGCTGCGGCGCCACGATCTTGCCGGTCTGGCCCACTTGCAGGTCGTTGGGCGCATAGCCTGCGTCCACCGCCGCGCGCGAGGCGCCAATGGCCGCGCCCAGCTTGTCGGCCAGCGGGGTCATCACTTCGTTGAACTTCTCGGCGCTGCCCAGGGCACGGCCACCGGAGACGATGATCTTGGCGGCCGTCAGCTCGGGACGGTCGTTCTTGGTGACTTCACGACCCACAAAGCTGCTCTTGCCGGCGTCAGCCACGGCAGCCACGGTTTCCACGGCGGCCGAACCACCAGTGGCAGCAGCAGCGTCAAAGCCCGTGCCGCGCACGGTGATCACCTTCACGGCATCCGTGCTCTGCACGGTGGCCACGGCGTTGCCGGCATAGATGGGGCGCTCGAAGGTGTCGGCGCTGTCCACCTTGGTGATGTCGCTGATCTGGCCCACGTCCAGCTTGGCCGCCACGCGCGGGGCCACGTTCTTGCCCGAGGCCGTGGCCGGGAACAGGATGTGGCTGTAGTTGCCGGAGGCCTGCACAGCCAGCACCTGGGCGGTCAGGTTTTCTGCCAGGCCGTCTTTGAGGCTTGCGCCGTCGGCATGGATCACCTTGCTCACACCAGCGATCTGGGCAGCGGCAGCGGCAGCAGCGCCGGCGTTTTCGCCAGCCACCAGCACATGCACCTCACCGCCGCAGGCCTTGGCGGCCGTCACGGTGTTCAAAGTAGCGCCCTTGAGCGAAGCGTTGTCGTGTTCTGCGATGACGAGAGAAGTCATGTTCAACCTCTAAATTCTTTACGTTCTTGCGAAGTCTGGGATGGAAAGACAGGCCCCTGAAACCGACGCAGCCCAGGTCAGGGCAGCGCGCAAGGGCCGCCCCGAAGCGCGGCTGCCGTCCCCCTGGGGGGAAGACGCGAAGCGGCTCAGGGGGTCAGATCACCTTCGCTTCGTTTTTGAGCTTGTCGACCAGAGCGGCCACATCGGCCACCTTCACGCCGGCGCCGCGCTTGGCGGGCTCGGAGACCTTCAGCGTCTTGATGCGGGCCGTCACGTCCACACCCAAGTCCTCGGGCTTCACCGTGTCCAGCTGCTTTTTCTTGGCCTTCATGATGTTGGGCAGCGTCACATAACGCGGCTCGTTCAGGCGCAGGTCGGTGGTGATGATGGCGGGCGTGTTCAGGGCCAGGGTCTCCAGGCCGCCGTCCACTTCGCGCGTCACATTCACCTTGTCGCCGGCCACTTCGACCTTGGAGGCGAAGGTGGCCTGGGGCAGATCGGCCAGGGCCGCCAGCATCTGGCCGGTCTGGTTGTTGTCGCCGTCGATGGCCTGCTTGCCCAGAATCACCAGGCCGGGTTGCTCTTTGTCCACCAGGGCCTTGAGCAGCTTGGCCACGGCCAGGGGCTGCAGCTCGACATCGGTTTCCACCAAAATGCCGCGGTCGGCGCCAATGGCCATGGCCGTGCGCAGCGTCTCCTGGCATTGCGCCACGCCGCAGGACACCGCGATCACTTCCGTGACCACGCCTTTTTCCTTCAGGCGCACGGCTTCTTCCACCGCAATCTCGTCAAACGGGTTCATGCTCATCTTGACGTTGGCGATGTCCACGCCTGTGCCATCGCTCTTGACGCGGACCTTGACGTTGTAGTCCACCACCCGCTTGACTGGGACCAATACCTTCATGCTGCGGCTCCTTGATTTGTTGGAAGATTGACGTTTACGTAAACCAAATTCATTTTATGCGGCGGCGCAGCAGCTTCCAGCGGAATTCCTGACAATCCCCGCGCCCACAAAACGAACGATCGTTCTATTTTATGACTTCGTACACGAAATGACACAAGGCTTGCGGCAATCCAAGGGTTAACACCCATCTCCGGACCGCAAGCTGATGCCGAATCAGGCCTGCCAGCGCGGCTGGCGTTTTTCGGCAAAGGCCTGGGCGCCCTCCTGGGCGTCGGCGTCCATCATGTTGGTGGCCATGGTCTGGCCCGCCAACTGGTAGGCGGCATCCAGACCCAGTTCCCGCTGCTGATAGACCAGGGCCTTGCCCATGCGCACGGCTGTGGCCGGCTTGGCCAGAATGGATTGCACCAGGGCGTCGACGGCTGCATCGAGCTGGTGGGGCGCCGCCACGCGGTTCACCAGGCCGTTTTGCAGCGCGGTGGCAGCGTCGATGAAGTCGCCGGTGAGCAGCATTTCCATGGCCTGCTTGATGGGCAGATTGCGCACCAGGGGCACGCTGGGCGTGGCACAGAACAGGCCGTAGTTGATGCCGCTGGTGGCAAAGCTGGCCTCGGTGCTGGCCACGGCCAGATCGCACTGGGCCACCAGTTGGCAACCCGCTGCCGTGGCCATGCCATGCACCCGCGCGATCACGGGCACAGGCAGCTTGGCAATGGACAGCATGACCTTGCTGCACTGGGC comes from Comamonas sp. GB3 AK4-5 and encodes:
- a CDS encoding NAD(P)H-dependent flavin oxidoreductase; translation: MSRIPAALQKLSLPVIGSPLFIISNPKLVIEQCKAGIVGSMPALNARPAELLEDWLAEITETLAAWDKAHPEQPSAPFAINQIVHKSNDRLEHDMQVCAKYKVPIVITSLGAREDVNQAVHGWGGVVLHDIINNKFARKAIEKGADGLIAVAAGAGGHAGVKSPFALIQEVRQWFDGPVALSGSIATGDAVLAAQAMGADFAYIGSAFIATEEARATDDYKQAIVDGNSDDVIYSNLFTGVHGNYLAPSIRAAGLDPENLPQSDASAMNFGSGRTKAWKDIWGCGQGIGAVDKVVPTAELVARLKREYAAARQRLQLAA
- a CDS encoding amino acid ABC transporter ATP-binding/permease protein; its protein translation is MKHTHAVRTMLKALAAMAPRRLWLGGMAMACLTVLMGMALLGLSGWFIAATAMAGLVPLTALVFDVFMPSAGIRLLALGRTGSRYAERLLTHDATLAVLAALRERLFRSWAPAGSAWQLRMRPARWLQRLTSDVDALDSLYLRLLVPLAAACGAALLAAVVLAGMRWWLGLLLGLWLLLAGVGLAVWLARKARRPATRRAVALEALRAQAVDLVAGQTDLLMAGRLSAQCERMAATEQRVAQADRQLNRLEARASMGYGAAGALTLAGVLLAVAALAEQGRIGAPGAALALLVALAAMEPFAALRRGAAEAGRTLLAIKRLAPQVQSADAASSLIAQRPAAGVALSLQSATTRPYGSQRVVLGPLSLVVRQGEHVAVVGRSGAGKSTLLLLLAGELLALQGSVAAEPVTWLTQRTELFQDSLRDNLLLAQPEASDAALWQALQDAGLAADVRAMPQGLDTLLGEGGLGLSGGQARRLALARLLLHPAGCWLLDEPTEGLDAATAADVLQRLRQQMQTQAQVRTVVVATHLRREAELADRVLWLEQGRPVLDAPRGSAEFARVLAQLREDADGVAQQGMTPDF
- a CDS encoding enoyl-CoA hydratase, which gives rise to MQNNAQLLSVQRSPEGVVRLTLNDPQRFNALGAPMLAALQQALDAVAADTSARVVVLAAEGKAFCAGHNLKDMAAHPQLAYYQQLFAQCSKVMLSIAKLPVPVIARVHGMATAAGCQLVAQCDLAVASTEASFATSGINYGLFCATPSVPLVRNLPIKQAMEMLLTGDFIDAATALQNGLVNRVAAPHQLDAAVDALVQSILAKPATAVRMGKALVYQQRELGLDAAYQLAGQTMATNMMDADAQEGAQAFAEKRQPRWQA
- the cydD gene encoding thiol reductant ABC exporter subunit CydD, coding for MPGRRLDRGSSWSVLASLLWLPQAALLALAVQRIADGQAATVMPLAAGLLVLGLLRAWSDGHGMRCSFDSARSALQVLRGQVVQALAQASPLDRQRPPSGLAASAVAEQAEAIVPWLSRYQTAMWRVMLVSPVIALAVATQSWVAALILLLAAPLIPLFMAIVGWRAQAASEEQMVQLGQMNGFLLDRLRGMTTLRALGAVDATALRLRAHAESLRQRTMRVLRIAFLSSAVLELFSALGVAMVAVYVGFHLLGHLEFGAWQGKLNLGQALFVLLLAPSFFEPLRELSAVWHDRAAGEAAMQTLQQLTLPRQPLPGALHSPSAHPEQAASHLLLQGVQVQAPGVDQALPAIDLEVQPGEHVALWGPSGSGKSLLLAQIAGLLPLSYGELHIDGVACTEATAAALRGRIAWMGQQPHVFAGSVARNVGLQRPGVSARAVAEAVEWAGLGQVLAARPSNSLGEGGQGLSGGEALRLALARLATAAPQAGLLLVDEPTAHLDQATADQVTEALLQLAQGRTLVVATHDPLLAARMHRTVVMPGTDERASRAQRAPASTPEEVCP
- a CDS encoding electron transfer flavoprotein subunit alpha/FixB family protein, whose translation is MTSLVIAEHDNASLKGATLNTVTAAKACGGEVHVLVAGENAGAAAAAAAQIAGVSKVIHADGASLKDGLAENLTAQVLAVQASGNYSHILFPATASGKNVAPRVAAKLDVGQISDITKVDSADTFERPIYAGNAVATVQSTDAVKVITVRGTGFDAAAATGGSAAVETVAAVADAGKSSFVGREVTKNDRPELTAAKIIVSGGRALGSAEKFNEVMTPLADKLGAAIGASRAAVDAGYAPNDLQVGQTGKIVAPQLYIAAGISGAIQHLAGMKDSKVIVAINKDPEAPIFSVADYGLEADLFQAVPELVKAL
- a CDS encoding acyl-CoA dehydrogenase, which codes for MSYAAPIKDMLFAMEHLAGIEQVAQIPGFEDAGLETAQAVLEECAKLCEGVVAPLNVPGDVNPSSWKDGKVTTTLGFADAFKQYAEGGWQGLQHPVQFGGQGLPKTVGAACVEMLNSANLSFALCPLLTDGAIEALLTAGSDALKATYLEKLISGQWTGTMNLTEPQAGSDLALVRTKADPQADGTYKVFGTKIFITYGEHDMAENIVHLVLARVAGAPEGVKGISLFVVPKFLVNQDGSLGARNDAHCVSIEHKMGIKASPTAVLQFGDHGGAVGYLVGEENRGLEYMFIMMNAARYAVGVQGIAVAERAYQHAVQYAKERVQSRPVDGSVKASATIIHHPDVRRMLMTMRAYTEGCRAMASTAAAAYDAAHQHPDAEVRQANATFYEFMVPLVKGYSTEMSLEVTSLGVQVHGGMGFIEETGAAQYYRDAKILTIYEGTTAIQANDLVGRKTARDGGASAKAIAEQIAKTEAALRASTSVDAVALADRLQAARESFLQVVDFVAGQTKASPNAVFAGSVPYLMLTGNLVAGWQMGRALLVAQAKAAAGEDVQFMQAKVATARFYGDHILTRVPGQATSVLHGADAVMALPQEAF
- a CDS encoding electron transfer flavoprotein subunit beta/FixA family protein; the protein is MKVLVPVKRVVDYNVKVRVKSDGTGVDIANVKMSMNPFDEIAVEEAVRLKEKGVVTEVIAVSCGVAQCQETLRTAMAIGADRGILVETDVELQPLAVAKLLKALVDKEQPGLVILGKQAIDGDNNQTGQMLAALADLPQATFASKVEVAGDKVNVTREVDGGLETLALNTPAIITTDLRLNEPRYVTLPNIMKAKKKQLDTVKPEDLGVDVTARIKTLKVSEPAKRGAGVKVADVAALVDKLKNEAKVI